A segment of the Candidatus Bathyarchaeota archaeon genome:
CCCGATAGCGGTGGCTGCGAGGCTTAGGATACCGTTGGTGGACGCCGACGGCATGGGGAGGGCTTTCCCGGAGATCCAGATGGTGACCTTCCACCTCCACGGGATCTCCGCCACCCCCATGGCCATGGCCGATGAGAAGGGGAACTCCGTCCTCCTGGACACCGTGGACGACTTCTGGACCGAGCGTATATCGAGGGCCGTCACCATAGTCATGGGGGGCTCCTCCCTGATATCCCTCTACCCCATGTACGGCAGGGATGTGAAGGAGGCGGCGGTCCATGGAACCATAACCCTGGCTGAGAGGATAGGCAAGGCGGTTAGGGAATCCCTAAGGGAGAAGCGCAGCCCCGTCCAGGAGGTTCTGAAGCTGACCAACGGCTACATGCTCTTCAAGGGTAAGATCGTGGATGTGGAGAGGAGGACGGTGGCGGGCTTCGCCCGGGGAGAAGCCGTCCTCGAAGGCTTAGAGGAGTATAAGGGGAGCAGCCTCAGGATAAGGTTTCAAAACGAGAACCTAGTCGCCATAAGGGATGGGGAGATAGTGGCGAGCGTACCGGATCTCATAACGGTCTTAGAGGTGGAGACAGGCCTACCCGTAACCACGGAGGCCCTACGCTACGGGTATAGAACCGTGGTGATAGGCATGCCCTGCAACGAGAAGTGGAGGACGGAGGAGGCCCTAAAGGTTGTAGGCCCGAAATACTTCGGATACGACATCGAATACATCCCGATCGAGGAGCGCATGAAGGGGATGGGGGGATAAGCCATGGCCCTCAGGATAGGGATAGACGTAGGGGGAACCCATACAGACGCCGTAATCCTTGATGGGGAGAACAGGCTGGTGGCGGCTGTGAAGACCCCCACCACGCCGGACGTGACCACCGGGATAGCTAAATCCCTCAGGGAGGTGATAGCCGCGGGGAAGATCGACCCATCAGGGATAGAGGCCGCCATGCTGGGGACGACCCATTGCACCAACGCCATCGTGGAGAGGAGGAGGCTCTCAAGGATAGGCCTGCTCAGGATAGGTAAACCCGCCACCACGGCCATAAAACCCTACAGGGCCTTCCCGGAGGATCTGAAGAAAGCCCTGGGAGACATATGGTTCATAGTCGGGGGAGGCCATGAATACGATGGTAGGGAGATAACCCCCTTGGACGAGGATGAGGTTCGAAGGGCAGGCGAGGAGATGAAGAGGCTCCACGTGGAGGCCGTAGCGGTATGCTCAGTGTTCTCGCCGGTGTGCCCAGACCACGAGGTGAGGGCCGCGGAGATACTCAGGGAGACCCTGGATCCGGACACCCCTATAACGCTGAGCCACGAGATCGGGAGCATAGGCCTCCTGGAGAGGGAGAACGCCTCAGCCCTGAACGCGGCCCTGATCAGGGTCGCGGAGACCGCCGTGAAAGCCTTCAGGGAAGCCATGAGGGACGCGGGCGTGGAGGAGGCGGAGCTCTACCTGACCCAGAACGATGGAACCCTGATGAACGTGGAATACGCCCTGAAGTATCCGATAAGGACGGTGGCCTCAGGGCCCACCAACAGCATCAGGGGGGCGGCGTACCTCACCGGGACGAGGAACGGGATAGTCGTAGACATAGGGGGTACCACGACCCTCGTGGGAGCCCTAACCGACGGGTTCCCCAGGGAGTCCGCCGTAGCCGTGGAGATAGGAGGGGTCAGGACGAACTTCAGGATGCCGGATCTAATAGCGATAAGCTGCGGCGGAGGAACCATAGTCAAGGAGGGGGAAGGCGGCGTGGAGCTGGGGCCTGAAAGCCTGGGATACCGCCTGGTGGAGGAGGGGATGGCGTGGGGGGGAAAGACCCTAACCACCACGGATGTAGCATTGGCCGCCGGCTACGCGGAGATAAATGATCCCCGCTGCAACCCGGAGAGGCTTAGAGGCCTAGACCCGAAGCTCATCCAGAAAGCGGTAGAGAAGATAGTCTCAACGGTGGAGGAAGCCATAGACAGGATGAAGACGAGCCCGGAACCCGTACCGGTGGTCCTGGTGGGGGGAGGAGGCATAATAATACCTAAGTCCCAATACGATAAGATAAAGGGGGTATCCCAGGTGATAAGGCCTGAACACTTCCAGTACGCCAACGCCATAGGAGCCGCGATAGCCGAGGTGAGCGGAGAGATAGATAGGATATTCTCACTGGAGCATGAAACCAGGACGAAAGCCCTGGAGGATGCGAAGGAGATGGCTAGAAGAGAAGCCGTCAAAGCCGGGGCCAGGGAGGAGACCGTGAAGATAGTCCACGTGGAGGAGATACCCCTAGCATACCTCCCGGGGAACGCCGTGAGGATAAGGGTTAAAGCCTCCGGGGAGCTCGCGCTATGACCCCTGCTCCAACTCCTCATCAAACCGGTATGGGAAGGTTGAAGGAGGCCTAAGATAAGCCGGGAGGAGAGAAGAGATATATGGATACGGCGAAGGGATATATCGGTGGTAAGAGGTGAGGTGGTGGATTTGAAGATCCTCGTGGTGAACCCGATAACGACGAAGATGTTTGAGGAGATGACGAGGGAGGAGCTTAAAGCCGTAAGGCTTAAGCCCGACACGGAGATCGTCGTCGAGAGCATACGTGAGGGACCTCCATCGATAGAATCCATGTACGAGGAATACCTCGCAGCCCCCCATACTATAAGGCTGATAAGGGAGGGTGAGGAGAAAGGGTACGATGCAGCTGTGATAAACTGCTTCGGTGATCCAGGCCTCGCAGGGGCCAGGGAGGTCGTGGAGATCCCCGTCGTAGGTCCGGGACAGGCAGCCATGTTAACGGCTTCAGCCATAAGCCACTGCTTCTCAGTTGTGAGCGTGCTCAGGAACGTGCTACCCCTGATAAGGGAGCTAGCCCAGCTATACGGGGTCGAGTCGAAACTCGCATCCGTCAGATCCATAGACGTCCCGGTCCTAGACCTGGAGAAGGACCTCGGGAAGACCAGGAACGCGCTCCTAAAGGAGTCCGAGAAGGCCTTAAATGAGGATGGGGCGGAAGCCATCGTCCTAGGCTGCACAGGCTTCACAGGCTTAGCATCCTTCATCCAGGAGAGGCTGAGGGTTCCAGTCATCGATCCGCTCCCCACAGCCGTCAAGATGGCTGAGCTGCTAGTGGACCTCAACCTCTCGCAGAGCAAGATGGGATACCCGAAACCGCCCAAATAAGGCTGAAGGAGAAGGAGCGGGGGACCACCCCTACGGCCCTCCATCCATCGATCCGAGGCTCAAAGTTGGGGCCTTCCCATCCAGACAGCGATGGAGGCGAAGGATTACCCTGGGAGGGATCGTCGGGACTGGCGGAGAAGCGCTACGCCGGAGGGCATGGACCTGGACTCTACTGGGATCACCCTTATTAATGCGGCTGGCTGCGGGTCAATTAATGCTCTATGGCTTCCACATCCCTATACCACTTCTTTTTAGGCCCGACCCTAGCCCTGAGCCTCCACCCCATGGATTTAGGCTTCCCCTCTATCGCCTTTAAAAGATCGTCCAACTTAGAGTTTATCTCCTCCCTCGCGCCTTCTTCGAGCCTGAAGTTCACCGTTAAATCCTTTATCTTCCTTATATTACTGGTTACGGTGTAGTAGAATCCCCAGTCCTCCGAGAGGATCCCAGCTATATAATCGGCGTTTATGGTTTCACGGTCCCCCTCGCCGATCTCATGCTCCCGGATGAGCATGAGGACATCCTTCACGTCTTTCTCCGTCAACTGGACTATCTGAAGCTTCTCGAGGAGCAGCTCCGCCAAGGGTATCGTTGGATAATCCCTCTCCAGCCTCCCACGGAAGTCTATGTCGTGGCACATCACCAGTTTATCGTAGAAGACGTCCACGATGAACTTGTTGGAAGGATGGAGGAATATCTCCCTGTCGCCCAGCATGTGCATGGCGAAGGATGCGGGCTTCATGGAGTATCCCAGCTCCCTGAAGAGGCCCTCCACGCCGCTCCTCTGCCTGCTGTAAGCCGCTAGATCCAGGTCGGTGAGACCCCTATTCAAGGCTTCATGCATGGATCCATGTCTGGGGCAGTGCAGCCGGAAGGCTACGGCCCCCATGACCCTGAGGATTATCCCCCTCCCCTCAGCCTCCCCAACTATCCTAGCCGCCTCGGCTAAGAGATCCTCCTGAGCCATGGATCTGAATCCTCCCAGGGCCTAACCGGACGGGAAAAGTTTTAGAGAATAGGATTTATATAAAGTGTCGGCTCATCTCAGAGGGGGATCGGAGATGACCCGGATATTCCATGCATGCGACATACACGGCAACGAGGTGTTGTGGCGTAAGTTCCTCAAGATGGCGGAGTACCATAGGGCGGAAACCCTCATCATGGCTGGAGACCTGACGGGTAAAGCCATAATACCCATAGTGAAGAGGGGGGAGAACGACTGGTACTGCGCCCCATGGGGTAGGAAGGAGGAGATGAAGTCCAGGAGGGAGGTGGATGAGATGAGGGAGAGGATAATGGCGATGGGCTACTACCCCTACGAGACGGATCCAAAAGAGGTGGAGGAGCTCCAAGCCAACCCCGGCAAGGTCAAGGAGCTGTTCAACCATCTGATGGTGGAAACCCTGAAGAGGTGGATGGACATGGCTGAGGATCTCCCCAGGGATGTAACCCTCATAATGAACCCGGGAAACGACGACCCATTCATAGTGGACGAGGCTATAAGGAACCACGGAAGGGTCGTATACCCTCTGGGGAGGGTCGTGGAGATAGATGGGAGATACCCGATGATAAGCTGCGAATGGGTTAACCCCACCCCATGGAGGACCCCGAGGGAATGCGGCGAAGGCGAACTCAAGAAGAGGATTGAGGAGGAGCTCGGCCGCGTAGGAGACCGGGAGAACCTGATATGCAACCTCCATGCGCCGCCGTACGATACCAACATCGACCTGGCCCCTAAACTCGATAAGAACCTGAAGCCCGTGACGGACTTCGGCGTCCCAGTAATGATCCATGTGGGGAGCAGGGCGGTGAGGGAGATCATAGAGGAGTATAAGCCTCTGCTGACCCTGCACGGGCACATCCATGAGTCCTCGGGTTTCCATAAGCTGGATGGGACCATCTGCCTAAACCCTGGATCGGAGTACGAGTCGGGGATCCTGAGGGGCTACGTCATAGACCTGCCGCCCAAGGAGTTTAATTTCTGGAGGGTGGAGGGATGAAGACCCTTGGAATCGGGCCTTAAAAGCCGACAACGGCTTCTAATCCTCTACTGGGATGATGGGCCGCAGGCTTAACTCCAAATAGAGAACTGATTTGGAGTTAAGCTCCTAGGAGGCCCTCGATTAAAAAATTCTTGATTAAATTCTTAATTGAAGAATCTGATGAGGGCCGTCTCGCTCGCCTCCCGGCGCCCAGGATGAAGCTTAATTTATTGGAGTACCGGCTAAGACTGGTTCGGCCATGGGCCTCATAGGAAAGAACAGTTATTTTCTCTCAGCCTTTTCCCCAGGTCCATCCATTGCTTTCGGTCTTCCTTAAGTTATATTTCCTCCTGCATTTTTCGAATTCTCTAGATGCGACTTTCCAAAATCCACCCTCATCGTATAGTGGGATCCCATAGAAGATAGCGTCTAAGGCGAAGGGATTTAGCTCTCTGATCATCTCAAGGAATTCTCGAGGGGTATATGCCGTTATATCCGCTTTGAGAGAATATTTTTGGGATGCTTCTAGGAGCCGTGTGAAGCGCTCCTTCACCTCGACTTTTCTAAGCTTAGGCGAGACCACAATTATATCTATGTCCGAAAACTTATCGACGAACCCCCCTTTAGCCAATGAGCCGTGTAATATCAGGGTTAATGGGTTGAGGTCCCCCGCTAAATCATTTATGAAGTGCTCCAGCTTCGAGGCATCAAATCCTTTAACCCTGTCCAGCCTCTTTTTCAGCAAGCTTGACTATCTCCTCCGCGAGGCGGACGGCTTCCTCAGCATCCCTCATTAGAAAATATTCGTGGGGAGCTCCCCTTTCAAAGGCGTTCGGGTAACGCGTAGGTATATAATATCTATCTAAGATCCTCGCGTATTGAATGTGCTCCTCGGTCACGTTCGCTCCAGACTCCCGCGCTGCCAAGAGCAGCTCGGATACGCTATGCCCAGGCTCGAACCTTCCAAGAAGCAAGAGCAAAGCTTTCGAGGCCTTCTCGGCTGCCTGTTGGGAATGGAAACAAGAGGCGGCGTACTTATCCTCCTTTAAGAGAATCTTAGCTATAGATAAATCTTCTAAGGCTTCTGAAAGCCAATCCTTGTAGCGTCTACCACTCAAGTTTTTACACCATTCCCCGAGACATAATCTATTTCGAAGGCTCGCGCATTATTGAACGGTTCAATGCCTTCAATGCGTATTTCCCCCTCCCCACCTCGAGATCTTTCAGCGCCCACGCCACCGATTCAACCCCATAAAAATATCGTGAAGACGTGTTTTTAAGGGATCTCCTCGAACCATGTTGAGCCATCTCCCAAGCCATAAAATTTTAGGCCGTCCCCAATGTTTGGGACCCTGATATGTAGGGTTTGGATTAAGCCCTAAATACTCCATGGCTGAAGCCCCCTCAGCGTAAAGGCTCGGCTGATCGCAGCCGTCCAAGTCTATGGAGACGATCTTTCTCTTTATCCAAGCCCTAGTTCTTTAAATTCTCTAAAGGGGCTTGGTACGCCGCGCCTAAGCCCATCCGATGACCTGTAAACTGAGGCCCGATCGGATTCGAGCCCTAAAACTAAGATCTCATGATGATCAAACTCCATTCCAAGGCGTATAATGAATGGGAGGATAGAAAGGGTTGCGTGATTGTAGATCCATACATGTATGTTGGAGGAAACAGGATAGGGTAAAAAAAGTGGGGTTGGTGGTTTTTCAGGTTTACTCCGGCGGTACGGCTGCGAAGATCTTCTCGACGTCTATGCCCTTCTTCTTGTTCTGATAGGTGTAATATAGGTACCAGAACGTGGAGTTCATGAGCAGTATTATCGTCACAGCTATGGATAGTGGATCCACCGTGCGGATGCCCATGAAGAGGACGTAGAAGTAGACCGCCACGGTTATGAAGCCGAATATGCTCATCAGCGGGAACCCCATGACT
Coding sequences within it:
- a CDS encoding DUF917 domain-containing protein translates to MRLLDESSVEDLAVGAAILGTGGGGDPYIGKLMAVDAIKECGPVELVDPYEVPDDALIIPTAMMGAPTVLVEKLPGGGEVFQTFKALERRLGRNAYATISAEAGGVNSTIPIAVAARLRIPLVDADGMGRAFPEIQMVTFHLHGISATPMAMADEKGNSVLLDTVDDFWTERISRAVTIVMGGSSLISLYPMYGRDVKEAAVHGTITLAERIGKAVRESLREKRSPVQEVLKLTNGYMLFKGKIVDVERRTVAGFARGEAVLEGLEEYKGSSLRIRFQNENLVAIRDGEIVASVPDLITVLEVETGLPVTTEALRYGYRTVVIGMPCNEKWRTEEALKVVGPKYFGYDIEYIPIEERMKGMGG
- a CDS encoding AroM family protein, whose protein sequence is MVRGEVVDLKILVVNPITTKMFEEMTREELKAVRLKPDTEIVVESIREGPPSIESMYEEYLAAPHTIRLIREGEEKGYDAAVINCFGDPGLAGAREVVEIPVVGPGQAAMLTASAISHCFSVVSVLRNVLPLIRELAQLYGVESKLASVRSIDVPVLDLEKDLGKTRNALLKESEKALNEDGAEAIVLGCTGFTGLASFIQERLRVPVIDPLPTAVKMAELLVDLNLSQSKMGYPKPPK
- a CDS encoding HEPN domain-containing protein, whose protein sequence is MSGRRYKDWLSEALEDLSIAKILLKEDKYAASCFHSQQAAEKASKALLLLLGRFEPGHSVSELLLAARESGANVTEEHIQYARILDRYYIPTRYPNAFERGAPHEYFLMRDAEEAVRLAEEIVKLAEKEAGQG
- a CDS encoding phosphoesterase, whose translation is MTRIFHACDIHGNEVLWRKFLKMAEYHRAETLIMAGDLTGKAIIPIVKRGENDWYCAPWGRKEEMKSRREVDEMRERIMAMGYYPYETDPKEVEELQANPGKVKELFNHLMVETLKRWMDMAEDLPRDVTLIMNPGNDDPFIVDEAIRNHGRVVYPLGRVVEIDGRYPMISCEWVNPTPWRTPRECGEGELKKRIEEELGRVGDRENLICNLHAPPYDTNIDLAPKLDKNLKPVTDFGVPVMIHVGSRAVREIIEEYKPLLTLHGHIHESSGFHKLDGTICLNPGSEYESGILRGYVIDLPPKEFNFWRVEG
- a CDS encoding nucleotidyltransferase domain-containing protein; amino-acid sequence: MLKKRLDRVKGFDASKLEHFINDLAGDLNPLTLILHGSLAKGGFVDKFSDIDIIVVSPKLRKVEVKERFTRLLEASQKYSLKADITAYTPREFLEMIRELNPFALDAIFYGIPLYDEGGFWKVASREFEKCRRKYNLRKTESNGWTWGKG
- a CDS encoding hydantoinase/oxoprolinase family protein; the protein is MALRIGIDVGGTHTDAVILDGENRLVAAVKTPTTPDVTTGIAKSLREVIAAGKIDPSGIEAAMLGTTHCTNAIVERRRLSRIGLLRIGKPATTAIKPYRAFPEDLKKALGDIWFIVGGGHEYDGREITPLDEDEVRRAGEEMKRLHVEAVAVCSVFSPVCPDHEVRAAEILRETLDPDTPITLSHEIGSIGLLERENASALNAALIRVAETAVKAFREAMRDAGVEEAELYLTQNDGTLMNVEYALKYPIRTVASGPTNSIRGAAYLTGTRNGIVVDIGGTTTLVGALTDGFPRESAVAVEIGGVRTNFRMPDLIAISCGGGTIVKEGEGGVELGPESLGYRLVEEGMAWGGKTLTTTDVALAAGYAEINDPRCNPERLRGLDPKLIQKAVEKIVSTVEEAIDRMKTSPEPVPVVLVGGGGIIIPKSQYDKIKGVSQVIRPEHFQYANAIGAAIAEVSGEIDRIFSLEHETRTKALEDAKEMARREAVKAGAREETVKIVHVEEIPLAYLPGNAVRIRVKASGELAL